One Coccinella septempunctata chromosome 1, icCocSept1.1, whole genome shotgun sequence DNA window includes the following coding sequences:
- the LOC123309363 gene encoding uncharacterized protein LOC123309363, which produces MSARLPDHWSIFTAEMYAVGTAVQMIRQHNISRALIVSDSLSVLEALKSANFSSSTDCITIRTFKLLHQARKAGVAVRCLWVPSHSYIHGNDIADMLANQGRYKVGPPIIPGGPRELWPEFRRELKNTWINDFYQICALKGRVYALYASRNTFLDDPWFSKINRPRRFFTVVLRLRSGHCLTPSYLHRIGLKESNLCDCGELT; this is translated from the exons ATGTCAGCCCGTTTACCAGATCACTGGTCTATATTTACTGCAGAAATGTATGCCGTGGGAACTGCTGTTCAAATGATTCGGCAGCATAATATCTCCAGAGCGTTGATAGTGTCGGATTCCTTGAGTGTGCTGGAAGCGCTCAAATCAGCTAATTTTAGTTCCAGTACGGATTGCATCACGATAAGAACCTTCAAACTCCTTCATCAGGCCAGGAAGGCCGGTGTTGCGGTCAGGTGCCTCTGGGTTCCTAGCCACTCCTATATACATGGTAATGATATCGCTGATATGTTGGCCAATCAAGGCAGATATAAGGTTGGTCCTCCTATCATCCCGGGTGGACCTAGAGAACTGTGGCCAGAATTCCGTAGGGAACTAAAAAACACCTGGATTAACGATTTTTATCAGATCTGTGCCCTGAAAGGGCGTGTCTATGCGTTATATGCCTCTCGCAACACCTTTTTGGATGATCCCTGGTTTTCGAAAATCAACCGGCCACGCCGTTTCTTCACGGTCGTTCTACGTTTGAGATCCGGTCATTGCCTTACGCCATCTTACCTTCATAGAATAGGACTGAAAGAGTCAAACTTATGTGATTGTGGTGAG TTGACCTAA